One window of Botrimarina mediterranea genomic DNA carries:
- a CDS encoding DUF1559 domain-containing protein, whose amino-acid sequence MTRRSSDDRRGFTLVELLVVIAIIGILVALLLPAVQAAREAARRTQCKNQLKQLALAFHMHHDTHKHLPTGGWVFNWLGYPEYGYGKEQPGGWLYNILPYIEEQALHDLGDGLTGAAREEATKKRVQSPFEGMTCPSRRGANLFALQNPSLPYAYCELPIDVSSRTDYAANAGDMFSGEATVNPAGIPYSQTNYDAALNFAWQPVWSTRDPDTKTAMTVTQGTGVVFCRSEITFAKITDGTSKVYMVGEKYMSTDHYDDGLDEGDNEAGFSGSNEDTLRTTVATINLNRAVNLEPDKSGSTIGEDVKFGSAHSGGFNMSMCDGSVNFVSFDIDPDVHRLTGHRSDGIALSQ is encoded by the coding sequence GGCATCCTGGTGGCGCTGCTGCTCCCCGCGGTGCAGGCGGCCCGCGAAGCGGCTCGTCGGACGCAGTGCAAGAACCAGCTCAAGCAGCTGGCGCTCGCGTTCCACATGCACCACGACACGCACAAGCACCTGCCGACCGGTGGGTGGGTGTTCAACTGGCTCGGGTATCCCGAGTACGGTTACGGCAAGGAGCAACCAGGTGGATGGCTCTACAACATCCTGCCGTACATCGAAGAGCAGGCGCTGCACGACCTCGGCGACGGTCTCACTGGCGCGGCAAGGGAAGAGGCAACGAAGAAGCGCGTGCAGTCGCCATTCGAAGGCATGACTTGCCCAAGCCGTCGAGGCGCCAATCTCTTCGCACTACAAAACCCCAGCCTGCCGTATGCCTACTGCGAGCTACCGATCGACGTTTCCAGTCGCACCGACTACGCCGCGAATGCGGGGGACATGTTCAGTGGCGAAGCCACGGTCAATCCGGCGGGCATCCCCTACAGCCAGACGAACTACGACGCTGCCCTGAACTTTGCATGGCAGCCCGTCTGGTCAACTCGGGATCCCGACACGAAAACGGCAATGACTGTTACTCAAGGCACAGGCGTCGTGTTCTGCCGATCCGAGATCACGTTCGCCAAGATCACCGATGGCACTTCCAAGGTCTATATGGTCGGTGAGAAGTATATGTCCACCGATCACTACGACGATGGTCTTGACGAAGGCGATAATGAAGCGGGGTTCAGCGGCTCCAATGAGGACACGCTGCGGACGACCGTCGCTACGATCAATCTAAATCGTGCTGTTAATCTTGAACCCGACAAGTCCGGATCAACGATTGGTGAGGACGTGAAGTTCGGCTCGGCTCACTCCGGCGGATTCAACATGTCGATGTGCGACGGGTCGGTCAACTTCGTCAGTTTCGACATCGATCCCGATGTCCATCGCTTGACCGGCCATCGCTCGGATGGCATCGCGTTGAGCCAGTGA